GCCTCGGAATCGTGCTGCTCGAGGCCTGTTCAAAGTTGGGAAGGCTTCCCGATCATTATTTTCAGGCGGTGGGGAGTGGCACAGGGGCCATAGGGGTATGGGAGATGGCAGAGAGATTTATACGAGATGGACGCTTTGGTCACAGATTGCCGGTACTTCATCTTGCGCAGAACGTGCCCTTTGTCCCGATGGTGAAAGCCTGGGAAAGGGATAGCCGGGACCTGTCGCCTGAGGATACGAGACCGGAGTTGATCGGCGAGATTACCACGAGAGTGCTCTCGACCCGTTATCCGGCATACTCCGTGAGAGGTGGCGTGTACGATGCACTCAAGGAAGCGGGGGGGAAGATGTATGGGATAAGGAATGAGGCGATATATGAAGCGATCGATCTCTTTGAGAAGACAGAAGGGATAGATGTCTCACCTGCAGCAGGTGTAGCAGTGAGTGCCCTCATGGATGCGGTGTCACGAGGGGCGGTCAGGAGAAACGAGACCATTCTTCTGAATATAACAGGAGGAGGGGAGAAGAGGTTGAGGAAGGAGAGGAAGACATATGACGTCGAACCTCGCCTCATATCAAAGGAGATTTCTGACAGAGAGATAGAGGAGTTGTTATGGGATGCCCTGAGGAAGAGCTGATTACCATACTAAAGAGCGAGGGGGTTGATTTCACGTGCTCCCTTCCTTGTGAGAAGATCAAGGAACTCCTCGGCATGGTTGCCGGGTTCTTCTTCCATGTCTCCCTGACGCGGGAAGAAGAGGGTGTCGGAATATGCGCGGGGGCCGCACTTTCGGGGAAGAGACCGTCGATCTTTGTCCAGAGTTCGGGGATCGGAAACATGATGAATGCCCTTCTTTCCCTCACCGGGTTCTACACGCTTCCCCTTGCGATCTTTGTGAGCCGGAGGGGAGTGTACAAGGAGAGGATCGAAGCCCAGGTGCCTATGGGTTCGAGACTTCCCATGATTCTCAAGGCCGCGGGCATGCCCTATTCGATCATAAACAGGAGGGACGATTTCGGGAAGATAGTAAAGAACCTGGCAAAGGTTTATGAAGACAATGCAGTGCATGTATTCCTCCTCAGCCCCCGCATATGGGAAGGGGCCTCTGCCGGTGGTTCTTTATCGAGTAACCGTGGAGGGGAGCAGCCTGAGATCGTTTGGGGAAGATGCGCAGAGAATACCAACAAGGGAAAACCAGTGTTCAGGCGCTTTGAGATTCTCAAAATCATAGCCCCTTATCTCGAATCCCATATCGTGGTAACGAATCTCGGGTTTCCTTCAAAGGAACTCTTTCATATAAAACATCAGCCGTCCAACTTTTACATGCTCGGGAGCATGGGAATGGCAACACCCATAGGACTTGGTATCGCCCTTGCATCGAAGAAGCAGGTAGTGGTCATTGACGGCGACGGCAGCATCCTGATGAACCCCGGCAGTCTTGCAACGGCTGCTCACTGTGCTCCGCAAAATCTCACCATCCTTGCAATTGACAACGGGTCCTATGGTTCCACTGGGAACCAGCCTACGTTAACCCGTTCCTGTGTTGACTTGGAACTCGTGGCAAGGGGCTTCGGCATAGGAGAGACAAGAAAAGTCTTTAGCAGAAAAGAGATAACTGATATCATGAAGAAGCCTTGCAGACGTCTGCGATTCATCCATGCCCTCGCCCTTCCGGGCAATGAAGACGTGCCGAATATTCCGATAGATCACTTTACGGTAAAACAATCCGTTCAGGGTTTTCTCAGATCGGGGTAGGGCGTCGTAGGTGTTAGGGGCCGTCATCGGCAATTCCCTCTCCATAGTGGTCTTTTTCGGGGTGTATTTTCGTGATGAGTGACGTGTCGAAGATCTCAGAGGCAGAGACGTCTCTCGATGTGTACCCGAGTCTCCGTAACGTTGCGGCAAATTCCATGGTAGCAGAGATGTACTCCTGAGTAAGGCGGCTGCAGTATTTTGGAGATACCCTCAGGGTTTCGAGAACAAAGTCCGGATCGATGAATCCCACGAGATCTGAGATCCTCTGCGCAGCCTTCCGTGGGTTCTTTCTGATAAGAGCCGTTGCCTCTTCGTGGAGGATAAGAAACTTTTCCACGAGCTCTTTGTGTCTGTGTAAGAAGGTTTTGTCTACGAGAATACCGTAACTGGGATTGTGAGGCCAGAGCCTGGACGGCGGATAGAGAATCTTGGCGTCGGCATACGTTCTTACGGCTACTGCCAATGCAGGAGTTCCAACCGCTGCCCACACCTCTCCCTTCACCATGGCCTCCAGAACCTGATCGGCCCAGGGAAAATGAACAATCTCGATCCTCTTCACGAGGCCGAACCTCGCAAGACAGTCGGAGACGATTACATCGTGAATGGAGCCCTTTCCCGGCACACCGATTTTCTTGCCGGTGAGCTGGCGCAGGATGGACCCCAGGTTGTGATCTTCCGGAAAGGCCAAAAGTTCCCTTTTCCCTGAAATCACGGTCCCTTCCATGTGTCCACCTGCAACGCAGATGATACCGACGCCTCTGCTTATGCCTATAACGGCAGGGGGCAACCCGATGTATGCGAGATCAAGCTCGCCCTCTTCGAAGGAATTCACGACGGCAGGTCCCGTACCGAAGAGCCTCCATTCCACTTCTGCGCCGAGACGCTCGTCGACACCGCTTCCTGCCATCAGGAGAAGAGAAGTATGAAAGAACGTGGAGAGATGACCTATCCTGATTCTCATAAGTGCCTCTAGCGTAGAACATACGAGGAGAATTTGCAATTACCTCCAAGGTGCATATCAAGGGGGGATTCAATCATTCTCGCCAGGGCATCCTGCCTCGCCTCACCGTCCTGGCGAGGCTGTCACGCCGCTAAAGCCGTTCATCCGGCATTGTCACGCCCTAGAGAACCAGCGGCTTCTGATCGCTGATGCCGGCGGCCATTCAACGTTGTGCCTTCGGTCAGGACGTGATAACATAATAGGAGAGGAATACAACGTCGAAGGTGCGATCGTGTCCGTTCCTCTTAGTAGGTATGCGATGCACAAGCGCAGGGACGCTTCCCGTTTTGAACAATCAGCGAAGAACAGAGTCGGACGCCATGAAGATGGGGTGCGGGGCGGTTCACTACAGAGGACGCTGCCGAAGCTGGAAATCGTCCTCAAATGCGACTCAACGGGGAGCGTGGAAGCTGTTACGAACGGTATTTTAAGAATCACCGTCCCGCAGATCGAGATCAGCATCATTCACAGCGGCGTTGGTGAGATCAGCAAGTCCGACGTCCTCTATGCCGAAACAGGGAGCAGACTTATTGTCGGTTTTCAGGTTCATGTAGTGCCGGGAACGGAAAAAGTGCTGAGAGAGCGTCATGTTGAAGTCCGGCTCTACGACGTGATTTATTCATTGCTTGCAGACATAGAGGAGATTGCTGCGAGCATTGTCCCTCACGAGTCAGAGGAACAGATTATCGGATCAGCCAGGGTCATAGCCCTCTTTAAGGGCAGTCGGAAGGGAATCATCATGGGTTGTGAGGTGTCGAGCGGCTTTCTGGCCGTTGGTGAACGGTTCCGCATCATCTCTGCCATGGGACCGGTATATTCAGGGGTGATCGAGTCAATCCATATCGGGGAGCAGGCGGTACAGAGGGCAGGGCCCGGAGAAAAGGTCGGAGTAAAGGTAAAGAATTTCACCAGGATAAGAATGGGCGACCTCGTCGAGAGTCTCCGGCCGGTGCGTCAGAAAGTTCGAGTCTGGCAAGCGACGGGAGAGATAGTCAGAAAATAGAACCTTCTCCCGCAAATCCGCACGCTTTTGAAGGGCGGGACTAAAAACAGGCGGCCCGCAGTGATTTACGGGCCGCCTTCCGATCTGACGGTTTATTTCTTTTTCTCTGCCTTCTTCGCAGCTCCCTTGACCTCGATGCTCGTGGCCTTCATCTTATATTTGATCGTGACCTTCGAGCCCTCCTTTCGCTCAGCGGCAAGCTCCAGAAACCCTAGAGTTGAAAATCCCCTCATTCTTGGTAGAATGAAGACATGGGAAACGATGACATCCTGGGTGAAGTCATTGCGGTCGAAAAGGAGATTCAGCGAACCCTTGATAGGGAGAAGGGGAAATCTCGTGAGTGGCTTGATGGGGTCAGGAAGGAGACCGAGGAAAAATTCGCCAGGGAGGAAGAAAAGATCAAAGGCGCTTTTGCCATTGCCCTGGAGCAGGCACGAAAAGAGGCAGACGAGAGGGCCGCGATGATTGTCAGGGATGCCGAGGCCAATGCCCGAGGGCTTGACAACCTGGAGGACGACTTCTTGAAGAAGATTATAGAAAAAGGGATCAGAAGAATCCTGCCGGATGGACTCCATGATAGTCAGGATGTCAAAGGTTGAGATCGTCGGCACAAAGAGTCTGCTCCAGGATGTCCTCTCGCTGCTGAGGGAATTATGCATATTCCAGATCGAGCCTGCCACCGTCCGTGTTGTAGAAGAAGAGTACCATAAGGACATCAGGTCTTTTTTGCCTGATGAAAAGACGGCCTTCGAACGTTTTTTCCTCGAA
Above is a window of Thermodesulfovibrionales bacterium DNA encoding:
- a CDS encoding cysteate synthase, coding for MKSEAVSHYTITCRNCGKKLNEVYCAFCEHCKDALLVTEYRERQFREDCGKGIWRFNWLPVHTPYFDQSGPVMYRSEGLAEVLSLDDLVIAFHGFWPERGALLQTCTFKELEAAVVFQNARENGVNGLVVASAGNTAKAFSHLSAVSGFPVIIVVPCMCLVDMWYLEALQVIPTLALSDGDYADSIDVARRISQTLGIPFEGGVKNIAKRDGLGIVLLEACSKLGRLPDHYFQAVGSGTGAIGVWEMAERFIRDGRFGHRLPVLHLAQNVPFVPMVKAWERDSRDLSPEDTRPELIGEITTRVLSTRYPAYSVRGGVYDALKEAGGKMYGIRNEAIYEAIDLFEKTEGIDVSPAAGVAVSALMDAVSRGAVRRNETILLNITGGGEKRLRKERKTYDVEPRLISKEISDREIEELLWDALRKS
- the comD gene encoding sulfopyruvate decarboxylase subunit alpha, with amino-acid sequence MGCPEEELITILKSEGVDFTCSLPCEKIKELLGMVAGFFFHVSLTREEEGVGICAGAALSGKRPSIFVQSSGIGNMMNALLSLTGFYTLPLAIFVSRRGVYKERIEAQVPMGSRLPMILKAAGMPYSIINRRDDFGKIVKNLAKVYEDNAVHVFLLSPRIWEGASAGGSLSSNRGGEQPEIVWGRCAENTNKGKPVFRRFEILKIIAPYLESHIVVTNLGFPSKELFHIKHQPSNFYMLGSMGMATPIGLGIALASKKQVVVIDGDGSILMNPGSLATAAHCAPQNLTILAIDNGSYGSTGNQPTLTRSCVDLELVARGFGIGETRKVFSRKEITDIMKKPCRRLRFIHALALPGNEDVPNIPIDHFTVKQSVQGFLRSG
- a CDS encoding ABC transporter substrate-binding protein; the encoded protein is MRIRIGHLSTFFHTSLLLMAGSGVDERLGAEVEWRLFGTGPAVVNSFEEGELDLAYIGLPPAVIGISRGVGIICVAGGHMEGTVISGKRELLAFPEDHNLGSILRQLTGKKIGVPGKGSIHDVIVSDCLARFGLVKRIEIVHFPWADQVLEAMVKGEVWAAVGTPALAVAVRTYADAKILYPPSRLWPHNPSYGILVDKTFLHRHKELVEKFLILHEEATALIRKNPRKAAQRISDLVGFIDPDFVLETLRVSPKYCSRLTQEYISATMEFAATLRRLGYTSRDVSASEIFDTSLITKIHPEKDHYGEGIADDGP